Proteins co-encoded in one Solea senegalensis isolate Sse05_10M linkage group LG8, IFAPA_SoseM_1, whole genome shotgun sequence genomic window:
- the LOC122773705 gene encoding kinase suppressor of Ras 1-like isoform X1 produces the protein MTRQHVVSSTVAQRPEEAGVKPLFFCNQEHQRELSHDKFVALAATGKPSVDCVLQTSSSELQDTMRRLGSNSEDRSRLTAALSCLKSADETGGDVKPDSDLQQDSDVFSSTSSLPLQPASGRGPSISISVAPCSYDQRLCITPDEAIDVFTPEPVTPPATQVSKTRTARQSHTSPPPPRKLLQLFPGIALTRCKSQESQLANRIEEPTSNKICKRNKVLAMLQINGSGNSPEDSAFRSPLLSARTPGPVPASAPYTMSAVPNLLDNMTMTRGSPQTMRRDIGLAITHRFSTKSWLSQTCQVCHRSMMFGVKCKHCKLKCHNKCTKDAPSCRISFLTLPRMRRAESVPSDINNRIDHTAEIPLQYGTLPKAINKREPPATLNQLDSSSNPSSATSSTPSSPAHLQQSNPPSVSATPPANPSPRGSSDNRFNFPDVPVSMSAAVPHSSSHNDSGASQVTVTETQLPSTEHGAQEGAEEDYPAEDEEAADQSNANNSYAAEEYDEDELEDLPSSICRRGTAGRWRGQICRKASQTSVYLQEWDIPFEQLQLGELIGKGRWGRVHKGRWHGEVAIRLMEIDGNNQDHLKLFKKEVMNYRQTRHENVVLFMGACLAPPHLAIITSFCKGLTLFSVVRERGHMLDINKTRQIAQDIVKGMGYLHAKGIIHKDLKSKNVFYDTNRVVITDFGLFGMSGVVEEGRRNNVLRIPHGWIHYLAPEIVRKMSPEVDDDQLPFSKAADVYAFGTVWYELQVGDWPITNQPVEAKIWLVGSGVGMKNVLTDANLGKEVTEILSACWSFEADDRPTFTLMSDMLEKLPKLNRRLSHPGHFWKTNEYVS, from the exons ATGACCAGACAACACGTTGTCTCGTCCACTGTGGCACAAAGACCGGAGGAGGCAGGCGTTAAACCACTGTTCTTCTG CAATCAGGAACACCAACGAGAGCTAAGCCATGACAAGTTTGTAGCACTG GCTGCAACAGGGAAGCCCTCAGTGGACTGCGTGCTGCAGACGTCCAGCTCTGAGCTGCAGGACACGATGAGACGCCTGGGCTCAAACTCGGAGGATCGCTCCCGCCTCACTGCCGCCCTTTCCTGCCTGAAGAGTGCGGATGAAACAG GAGGTGACGTGAAGCCTGACTCGGACCTCCAACAGGACAGTGATGTCTTCTCTTCCACTAGCTCGTTGCCCCTGCAGCCTGCCAGCGGCCGAGGCCCCTCCATCTCCATATCAGTGGCCCCTTGTTCATATGACCAAAGACTGTGCATAACGCCAGATGAAGCAATTGACGTCTTCACCCCGGAGCCAGTCACCCCTCCGGCCACTCAGGTGTCAAAGACGCGCACCGCGAGGCAATCGCACACGtctcctccgcctcctcgcAAATTGCTGCAGCTCTTCCCCGGCATCGCACTGACGAGGTGCAAGAGTCAAGAGTCGCAGCTCGCCAACCGCATCGAAGAGCCCACCTCAAACAA AATTTGTAAGAGGAACAAAGTGTTGGCTATGCTTCAGATCAACGGCAGCGGGAACAGTCCCGAGGACTCTGCGTTCCGCTCGCCGCTGCTGTCCGCCCGGACACCGGGTCCTGTTCCGGCCTCGGCACCATACACGATGTCCGCCGTCCCCAACCTGCTGGACA ATATGACCATGACCAGAGGTTCCCCTCAGACGATGAGGAGAGACATTGGCCTGGCCATAACACACAG GTTTTCCACCAAGTCTTGGCTCTCACAGACGTGCCAAGTGTGTCACAGGAGCATGATGTTTGGTGTAAAGTGCAAGCACTGCAA GTTAAAGTGCCACAACAAATGCACCAAAGATGCTCCCTCATGTCGGATTTCATTTCTAACAT TGCCAAGGATGCGCAGGGCAGAATCAGTGCCCTCAGATATCAATAATCGCATTGATCACACAGCAGAGATCCCACTGCAATATGGCACGTTGCCAAAGGCAATAAACAAAAGG gagCCTCCCGCCACTTTAAACCAGCTGGATTCCAGCAGTAACCCGTCATCAGCCACCTCCTCCACACCCTCCTCCCCCGCACACCTGCAGCAGAGTAACCCCCCAAGCGTCAGCGCCACCCCACCTGCCAACCCTTCTCCACGGGGCTCCAGCGACAATCGCTTCAACTTCCCAG ATGTCCCTGTTTCCATGAGTGCTGCTGTTCCACATTCAAGCAGCCACAATGACTCTGG aGCGTCACAGGTGACCGTCACTGAGACACAGCTCCCATCCACAGAACATGGAGCG CAGGAGGGGGCAGAGGAAGACTACCCAGCTGAGGACGAGGAAGCAGCTGACCAGAGCAACGCTAATAATAGTTATGCTGCCGAGGAGTATGATGAAGATGAGCTGGAGGACCTGCCGTCCTCCATATGTCGCCGTGGGACCGCTGGTCGCTGGAGGGGCCAGATCTGTCGTAAAGCCAGCCAGACCAGCGTCTACCTGCAGGAGTGGGACATCCCgtttgagcagctgcagctgggAGAGCTTATTGGCAAG GGTCGCTGGGGGAGGGTGCATAAGGGTCGCTGGCACGGTGAGGTGGCCATTCGCCTCATGGAGATTGACGGCAACAACCAGGATCACCTGAAGCTCTTCAAGAAGGAGGTGATGAACTACAGGCAGACCAGGCACGAGAATGTGGTCCTGTTCATGGGCGCCTGCCTGGCTCCGCCCCACCTCGCCATCATCACCAG tttCTGCAAAGGTTTGactttgttctctgttgtgaGAGAAAGAGGTCACATGCTGGACATCAATAAAACCAGACAGATTGCACAGGACATAGTCAAG GGAATGGGTTATCTTCATGCCAAAGGCATCATTCATAAGGATCTGAAGTCTAAGAACGTGTTCTATGACACAAACAGGGTGGTCATCACAGACTTTGGCCTGTTTGGGATGTCTGGCGTGGTAGAAGAAGGCAG ACGGAATAATGTGTTGCGGATACCCCACGGCTGGATTCACTACCTGGCTCCAGAGATTGTCCGTAAGATGAGTCCAGAGGTGGATGACGACCAGCTGCCTTTTTCCAAAGCTGCTGATGTCTATGCCTTTGG CACAGTCTGGTATGAGCTTCAGGTCGGAGACTGGCCAATCACCAACCAACCTGTGGAAGCTAAAATCTGGCTCGTTGGCAGCGGTGTGGGCATGAAGAATGTGCTGACAGATGCCAATCTGGGGAAGGAGGTTACG GAGATCCTCTCCGCCTGCTGGTCCTTCGAGGCAGACGACAGGCCGACTTTCACCCTGATGTCAGACATGCTGGAGAAACTTCCCAAACTGAACCGCAGGCTCTCTCACCCTGGACACTTCTGGAAGACTAATGAGTATGTATCATAG
- the LOC122773705 gene encoding kinase suppressor of Ras 1-like isoform X3 produces the protein MAATGKPSVDCVLQTSSSELQDTMRRLGSNSEDRSRLTAALSCLKSADETGGDVKPDSDLQQDSDVFSSTSSLPLQPASGRGPSISISVAPCSYDQRLCITPDEAIDVFTPEPVTPPATQVSKTRTARQSHTSPPPPRKLLQLFPGIALTRCKSQESQLANRIEEPTSNKICKRNKVLAMLQINGSGNSPEDSAFRSPLLSARTPGPVPASAPYTMSAVPNLLDNMTMTRGSPQTMRRDIGLAITHRFSTKSWLSQTCQVCHRSMMFGVKCKHCKLKCHNKCTKDAPSCRISFLTLPRMRRAESVPSDINNRIDHTAEIPLQYGTLPKAINKREPPATLNQLDSSSNPSSATSSTPSSPAHLQQSNPPSVSATPPANPSPRGSSDNRFNFPDVPVSMSAAVPHSSSHNDSGASQVTVTETQLPSTEHGAQEGAEEDYPAEDEEAADQSNANNSYAAEEYDEDELEDLPSSICRRGTAGRWRGQICRKASQTSVYLQEWDIPFEQLQLGELIGKGRWGRVHKGRWHGEVAIRLMEIDGNNQDHLKLFKKEVMNYRQTRHENVVLFMGACLAPPHLAIITSFCKGLTLFSVVRERGHMLDINKTRQIAQDIVKGMGYLHAKGIIHKDLKSKNVFYDTNRVVITDFGLFGMSGVVEEGRRNNVLRIPHGWIHYLAPEIVRKMSPEVDDDQLPFSKAADVYAFGTVWYELQVGDWPITNQPVEAKIWLVGSGVGMKNVLTDANLGKEVTEILSACWSFEADDRPTFTLMSDMLEKLPKLNRRLSHPGHFWKTNEYVS, from the exons ATG GCTGCAACAGGGAAGCCCTCAGTGGACTGCGTGCTGCAGACGTCCAGCTCTGAGCTGCAGGACACGATGAGACGCCTGGGCTCAAACTCGGAGGATCGCTCCCGCCTCACTGCCGCCCTTTCCTGCCTGAAGAGTGCGGATGAAACAG GAGGTGACGTGAAGCCTGACTCGGACCTCCAACAGGACAGTGATGTCTTCTCTTCCACTAGCTCGTTGCCCCTGCAGCCTGCCAGCGGCCGAGGCCCCTCCATCTCCATATCAGTGGCCCCTTGTTCATATGACCAAAGACTGTGCATAACGCCAGATGAAGCAATTGACGTCTTCACCCCGGAGCCAGTCACCCCTCCGGCCACTCAGGTGTCAAAGACGCGCACCGCGAGGCAATCGCACACGtctcctccgcctcctcgcAAATTGCTGCAGCTCTTCCCCGGCATCGCACTGACGAGGTGCAAGAGTCAAGAGTCGCAGCTCGCCAACCGCATCGAAGAGCCCACCTCAAACAA AATTTGTAAGAGGAACAAAGTGTTGGCTATGCTTCAGATCAACGGCAGCGGGAACAGTCCCGAGGACTCTGCGTTCCGCTCGCCGCTGCTGTCCGCCCGGACACCGGGTCCTGTTCCGGCCTCGGCACCATACACGATGTCCGCCGTCCCCAACCTGCTGGACA ATATGACCATGACCAGAGGTTCCCCTCAGACGATGAGGAGAGACATTGGCCTGGCCATAACACACAG GTTTTCCACCAAGTCTTGGCTCTCACAGACGTGCCAAGTGTGTCACAGGAGCATGATGTTTGGTGTAAAGTGCAAGCACTGCAA GTTAAAGTGCCACAACAAATGCACCAAAGATGCTCCCTCATGTCGGATTTCATTTCTAACAT TGCCAAGGATGCGCAGGGCAGAATCAGTGCCCTCAGATATCAATAATCGCATTGATCACACAGCAGAGATCCCACTGCAATATGGCACGTTGCCAAAGGCAATAAACAAAAGG gagCCTCCCGCCACTTTAAACCAGCTGGATTCCAGCAGTAACCCGTCATCAGCCACCTCCTCCACACCCTCCTCCCCCGCACACCTGCAGCAGAGTAACCCCCCAAGCGTCAGCGCCACCCCACCTGCCAACCCTTCTCCACGGGGCTCCAGCGACAATCGCTTCAACTTCCCAG ATGTCCCTGTTTCCATGAGTGCTGCTGTTCCACATTCAAGCAGCCACAATGACTCTGG aGCGTCACAGGTGACCGTCACTGAGACACAGCTCCCATCCACAGAACATGGAGCG CAGGAGGGGGCAGAGGAAGACTACCCAGCTGAGGACGAGGAAGCAGCTGACCAGAGCAACGCTAATAATAGTTATGCTGCCGAGGAGTATGATGAAGATGAGCTGGAGGACCTGCCGTCCTCCATATGTCGCCGTGGGACCGCTGGTCGCTGGAGGGGCCAGATCTGTCGTAAAGCCAGCCAGACCAGCGTCTACCTGCAGGAGTGGGACATCCCgtttgagcagctgcagctgggAGAGCTTATTGGCAAG GGTCGCTGGGGGAGGGTGCATAAGGGTCGCTGGCACGGTGAGGTGGCCATTCGCCTCATGGAGATTGACGGCAACAACCAGGATCACCTGAAGCTCTTCAAGAAGGAGGTGATGAACTACAGGCAGACCAGGCACGAGAATGTGGTCCTGTTCATGGGCGCCTGCCTGGCTCCGCCCCACCTCGCCATCATCACCAG tttCTGCAAAGGTTTGactttgttctctgttgtgaGAGAAAGAGGTCACATGCTGGACATCAATAAAACCAGACAGATTGCACAGGACATAGTCAAG GGAATGGGTTATCTTCATGCCAAAGGCATCATTCATAAGGATCTGAAGTCTAAGAACGTGTTCTATGACACAAACAGGGTGGTCATCACAGACTTTGGCCTGTTTGGGATGTCTGGCGTGGTAGAAGAAGGCAG ACGGAATAATGTGTTGCGGATACCCCACGGCTGGATTCACTACCTGGCTCCAGAGATTGTCCGTAAGATGAGTCCAGAGGTGGATGACGACCAGCTGCCTTTTTCCAAAGCTGCTGATGTCTATGCCTTTGG CACAGTCTGGTATGAGCTTCAGGTCGGAGACTGGCCAATCACCAACCAACCTGTGGAAGCTAAAATCTGGCTCGTTGGCAGCGGTGTGGGCATGAAGAATGTGCTGACAGATGCCAATCTGGGGAAGGAGGTTACG GAGATCCTCTCCGCCTGCTGGTCCTTCGAGGCAGACGACAGGCCGACTTTCACCCTGATGTCAGACATGCTGGAGAAACTTCCCAAACTGAACCGCAGGCTCTCTCACCCTGGACACTTCTGGAAGACTAATGAGTATGTATCATAG
- the LOC122773705 gene encoding kinase suppressor of Ras 1-like isoform X2 → MTRQHVVSSTVAQRPEEAGVKPLFFCNQEHQRELSHDKFVALAATGKPSVDCVLQTSSSELQDTMRRLGSNSEDRSRLTAALSCLKSADETGGDVKPDSDLQQDSDVFSSTSSLPLQPASGRGPSISISVAPCSYDQRLCITPDEAIDVFTPEPVTPPATQVSKTRTARQSHTSPPPPRKLLQLFPGIALTRCKSQESQLANRIEEPTSNKICKRNKVLAMLQINGSGNSPEDSAFRSPLLSARTPGPVPASAPYTMSAVPNLLDNMTMTRGSPQTMRRDIGLAITHRFSTKSWLSQTCQVCHRSMMFGVKCKHCKLKCHNKCTKDAPSCRISFLTLPRMRRAESVPSDINNRIDHTAEIPLQYGTLPKAINKREPPATLNQLDSSSNPSSATSSTPSSPAHLQQSNPPSVSATPPANPSPRGSSDNRFNFPDVPVSMSAAVPHSSSHNDSGASQVTVTETQLPSTEHGAEGAEEDYPAEDEEAADQSNANNSYAAEEYDEDELEDLPSSICRRGTAGRWRGQICRKASQTSVYLQEWDIPFEQLQLGELIGKGRWGRVHKGRWHGEVAIRLMEIDGNNQDHLKLFKKEVMNYRQTRHENVVLFMGACLAPPHLAIITSFCKGLTLFSVVRERGHMLDINKTRQIAQDIVKGMGYLHAKGIIHKDLKSKNVFYDTNRVVITDFGLFGMSGVVEEGRRNNVLRIPHGWIHYLAPEIVRKMSPEVDDDQLPFSKAADVYAFGTVWYELQVGDWPITNQPVEAKIWLVGSGVGMKNVLTDANLGKEVTEILSACWSFEADDRPTFTLMSDMLEKLPKLNRRLSHPGHFWKTNEYVS, encoded by the exons ATGACCAGACAACACGTTGTCTCGTCCACTGTGGCACAAAGACCGGAGGAGGCAGGCGTTAAACCACTGTTCTTCTG CAATCAGGAACACCAACGAGAGCTAAGCCATGACAAGTTTGTAGCACTG GCTGCAACAGGGAAGCCCTCAGTGGACTGCGTGCTGCAGACGTCCAGCTCTGAGCTGCAGGACACGATGAGACGCCTGGGCTCAAACTCGGAGGATCGCTCCCGCCTCACTGCCGCCCTTTCCTGCCTGAAGAGTGCGGATGAAACAG GAGGTGACGTGAAGCCTGACTCGGACCTCCAACAGGACAGTGATGTCTTCTCTTCCACTAGCTCGTTGCCCCTGCAGCCTGCCAGCGGCCGAGGCCCCTCCATCTCCATATCAGTGGCCCCTTGTTCATATGACCAAAGACTGTGCATAACGCCAGATGAAGCAATTGACGTCTTCACCCCGGAGCCAGTCACCCCTCCGGCCACTCAGGTGTCAAAGACGCGCACCGCGAGGCAATCGCACACGtctcctccgcctcctcgcAAATTGCTGCAGCTCTTCCCCGGCATCGCACTGACGAGGTGCAAGAGTCAAGAGTCGCAGCTCGCCAACCGCATCGAAGAGCCCACCTCAAACAA AATTTGTAAGAGGAACAAAGTGTTGGCTATGCTTCAGATCAACGGCAGCGGGAACAGTCCCGAGGACTCTGCGTTCCGCTCGCCGCTGCTGTCCGCCCGGACACCGGGTCCTGTTCCGGCCTCGGCACCATACACGATGTCCGCCGTCCCCAACCTGCTGGACA ATATGACCATGACCAGAGGTTCCCCTCAGACGATGAGGAGAGACATTGGCCTGGCCATAACACACAG GTTTTCCACCAAGTCTTGGCTCTCACAGACGTGCCAAGTGTGTCACAGGAGCATGATGTTTGGTGTAAAGTGCAAGCACTGCAA GTTAAAGTGCCACAACAAATGCACCAAAGATGCTCCCTCATGTCGGATTTCATTTCTAACAT TGCCAAGGATGCGCAGGGCAGAATCAGTGCCCTCAGATATCAATAATCGCATTGATCACACAGCAGAGATCCCACTGCAATATGGCACGTTGCCAAAGGCAATAAACAAAAGG gagCCTCCCGCCACTTTAAACCAGCTGGATTCCAGCAGTAACCCGTCATCAGCCACCTCCTCCACACCCTCCTCCCCCGCACACCTGCAGCAGAGTAACCCCCCAAGCGTCAGCGCCACCCCACCTGCCAACCCTTCTCCACGGGGCTCCAGCGACAATCGCTTCAACTTCCCAG ATGTCCCTGTTTCCATGAGTGCTGCTGTTCCACATTCAAGCAGCCACAATGACTCTGG aGCGTCACAGGTGACCGTCACTGAGACACAGCTCCCATCCACAGAACATGGAGCG GAGGGGGCAGAGGAAGACTACCCAGCTGAGGACGAGGAAGCAGCTGACCAGAGCAACGCTAATAATAGTTATGCTGCCGAGGAGTATGATGAAGATGAGCTGGAGGACCTGCCGTCCTCCATATGTCGCCGTGGGACCGCTGGTCGCTGGAGGGGCCAGATCTGTCGTAAAGCCAGCCAGACCAGCGTCTACCTGCAGGAGTGGGACATCCCgtttgagcagctgcagctgggAGAGCTTATTGGCAAG GGTCGCTGGGGGAGGGTGCATAAGGGTCGCTGGCACGGTGAGGTGGCCATTCGCCTCATGGAGATTGACGGCAACAACCAGGATCACCTGAAGCTCTTCAAGAAGGAGGTGATGAACTACAGGCAGACCAGGCACGAGAATGTGGTCCTGTTCATGGGCGCCTGCCTGGCTCCGCCCCACCTCGCCATCATCACCAG tttCTGCAAAGGTTTGactttgttctctgttgtgaGAGAAAGAGGTCACATGCTGGACATCAATAAAACCAGACAGATTGCACAGGACATAGTCAAG GGAATGGGTTATCTTCATGCCAAAGGCATCATTCATAAGGATCTGAAGTCTAAGAACGTGTTCTATGACACAAACAGGGTGGTCATCACAGACTTTGGCCTGTTTGGGATGTCTGGCGTGGTAGAAGAAGGCAG ACGGAATAATGTGTTGCGGATACCCCACGGCTGGATTCACTACCTGGCTCCAGAGATTGTCCGTAAGATGAGTCCAGAGGTGGATGACGACCAGCTGCCTTTTTCCAAAGCTGCTGATGTCTATGCCTTTGG CACAGTCTGGTATGAGCTTCAGGTCGGAGACTGGCCAATCACCAACCAACCTGTGGAAGCTAAAATCTGGCTCGTTGGCAGCGGTGTGGGCATGAAGAATGTGCTGACAGATGCCAATCTGGGGAAGGAGGTTACG GAGATCCTCTCCGCCTGCTGGTCCTTCGAGGCAGACGACAGGCCGACTTTCACCCTGATGTCAGACATGCTGGAGAAACTTCCCAAACTGAACCGCAGGCTCTCTCACCCTGGACACTTCTGGAAGACTAATGAGTATGTATCATAG
- the LOC122773705 gene encoding kinase suppressor of Ras 1-like isoform X4: MRRLGSNSEDRSRLTAALSCLKSADETGGDVKPDSDLQQDSDVFSSTSSLPLQPASGRGPSISISVAPCSYDQRLCITPDEAIDVFTPEPVTPPATQVSKTRTARQSHTSPPPPRKLLQLFPGIALTRCKSQESQLANRIEEPTSNKICKRNKVLAMLQINGSGNSPEDSAFRSPLLSARTPGPVPASAPYTMSAVPNLLDNMTMTRGSPQTMRRDIGLAITHRFSTKSWLSQTCQVCHRSMMFGVKCKHCKLKCHNKCTKDAPSCRISFLTLPRMRRAESVPSDINNRIDHTAEIPLQYGTLPKAINKREPPATLNQLDSSSNPSSATSSTPSSPAHLQQSNPPSVSATPPANPSPRGSSDNRFNFPDVPVSMSAAVPHSSSHNDSGASQVTVTETQLPSTEHGAQEGAEEDYPAEDEEAADQSNANNSYAAEEYDEDELEDLPSSICRRGTAGRWRGQICRKASQTSVYLQEWDIPFEQLQLGELIGKGRWGRVHKGRWHGEVAIRLMEIDGNNQDHLKLFKKEVMNYRQTRHENVVLFMGACLAPPHLAIITSFCKGLTLFSVVRERGHMLDINKTRQIAQDIVKGMGYLHAKGIIHKDLKSKNVFYDTNRVVITDFGLFGMSGVVEEGRRNNVLRIPHGWIHYLAPEIVRKMSPEVDDDQLPFSKAADVYAFGTVWYELQVGDWPITNQPVEAKIWLVGSGVGMKNVLTDANLGKEVTEILSACWSFEADDRPTFTLMSDMLEKLPKLNRRLSHPGHFWKTNEYVS; the protein is encoded by the exons ATGAGACGCCTGGGCTCAAACTCGGAGGATCGCTCCCGCCTCACTGCCGCCCTTTCCTGCCTGAAGAGTGCGGATGAAACAG GAGGTGACGTGAAGCCTGACTCGGACCTCCAACAGGACAGTGATGTCTTCTCTTCCACTAGCTCGTTGCCCCTGCAGCCTGCCAGCGGCCGAGGCCCCTCCATCTCCATATCAGTGGCCCCTTGTTCATATGACCAAAGACTGTGCATAACGCCAGATGAAGCAATTGACGTCTTCACCCCGGAGCCAGTCACCCCTCCGGCCACTCAGGTGTCAAAGACGCGCACCGCGAGGCAATCGCACACGtctcctccgcctcctcgcAAATTGCTGCAGCTCTTCCCCGGCATCGCACTGACGAGGTGCAAGAGTCAAGAGTCGCAGCTCGCCAACCGCATCGAAGAGCCCACCTCAAACAA AATTTGTAAGAGGAACAAAGTGTTGGCTATGCTTCAGATCAACGGCAGCGGGAACAGTCCCGAGGACTCTGCGTTCCGCTCGCCGCTGCTGTCCGCCCGGACACCGGGTCCTGTTCCGGCCTCGGCACCATACACGATGTCCGCCGTCCCCAACCTGCTGGACA ATATGACCATGACCAGAGGTTCCCCTCAGACGATGAGGAGAGACATTGGCCTGGCCATAACACACAG GTTTTCCACCAAGTCTTGGCTCTCACAGACGTGCCAAGTGTGTCACAGGAGCATGATGTTTGGTGTAAAGTGCAAGCACTGCAA GTTAAAGTGCCACAACAAATGCACCAAAGATGCTCCCTCATGTCGGATTTCATTTCTAACAT TGCCAAGGATGCGCAGGGCAGAATCAGTGCCCTCAGATATCAATAATCGCATTGATCACACAGCAGAGATCCCACTGCAATATGGCACGTTGCCAAAGGCAATAAACAAAAGG gagCCTCCCGCCACTTTAAACCAGCTGGATTCCAGCAGTAACCCGTCATCAGCCACCTCCTCCACACCCTCCTCCCCCGCACACCTGCAGCAGAGTAACCCCCCAAGCGTCAGCGCCACCCCACCTGCCAACCCTTCTCCACGGGGCTCCAGCGACAATCGCTTCAACTTCCCAG ATGTCCCTGTTTCCATGAGTGCTGCTGTTCCACATTCAAGCAGCCACAATGACTCTGG aGCGTCACAGGTGACCGTCACTGAGACACAGCTCCCATCCACAGAACATGGAGCG CAGGAGGGGGCAGAGGAAGACTACCCAGCTGAGGACGAGGAAGCAGCTGACCAGAGCAACGCTAATAATAGTTATGCTGCCGAGGAGTATGATGAAGATGAGCTGGAGGACCTGCCGTCCTCCATATGTCGCCGTGGGACCGCTGGTCGCTGGAGGGGCCAGATCTGTCGTAAAGCCAGCCAGACCAGCGTCTACCTGCAGGAGTGGGACATCCCgtttgagcagctgcagctgggAGAGCTTATTGGCAAG GGTCGCTGGGGGAGGGTGCATAAGGGTCGCTGGCACGGTGAGGTGGCCATTCGCCTCATGGAGATTGACGGCAACAACCAGGATCACCTGAAGCTCTTCAAGAAGGAGGTGATGAACTACAGGCAGACCAGGCACGAGAATGTGGTCCTGTTCATGGGCGCCTGCCTGGCTCCGCCCCACCTCGCCATCATCACCAG tttCTGCAAAGGTTTGactttgttctctgttgtgaGAGAAAGAGGTCACATGCTGGACATCAATAAAACCAGACAGATTGCACAGGACATAGTCAAG GGAATGGGTTATCTTCATGCCAAAGGCATCATTCATAAGGATCTGAAGTCTAAGAACGTGTTCTATGACACAAACAGGGTGGTCATCACAGACTTTGGCCTGTTTGGGATGTCTGGCGTGGTAGAAGAAGGCAG ACGGAATAATGTGTTGCGGATACCCCACGGCTGGATTCACTACCTGGCTCCAGAGATTGTCCGTAAGATGAGTCCAGAGGTGGATGACGACCAGCTGCCTTTTTCCAAAGCTGCTGATGTCTATGCCTTTGG CACAGTCTGGTATGAGCTTCAGGTCGGAGACTGGCCAATCACCAACCAACCTGTGGAAGCTAAAATCTGGCTCGTTGGCAGCGGTGTGGGCATGAAGAATGTGCTGACAGATGCCAATCTGGGGAAGGAGGTTACG GAGATCCTCTCCGCCTGCTGGTCCTTCGAGGCAGACGACAGGCCGACTTTCACCCTGATGTCAGACATGCTGGAGAAACTTCCCAAACTGAACCGCAGGCTCTCTCACCCTGGACACTTCTGGAAGACTAATGAGTATGTATCATAG